GATGGGCCCGATCTTCCGCCGGGTCCACGAGCAGGACATCGCCCGCCACGAGGACCCCCGCAACGGCTACGACGCCGAGAAGGGCTGGAACGTCTGAGATGAGCGCCCACACCGTCAACAACCAGGGCGGGGTGGCGTTGGACTGGGCGGCCGGTCACGGACCCGTGACCGGCGCCCTGTCCGCGACCACCGGAGCCTTCGCCGTCGCCACCGTCGGCACCCTCGCCCACATGCCCCCGTCCTGGGCCCTCGCCATCGGCACCGCCGGCGCGATCGGCCACACCGCGACCGGCCTGCGCCAGAAACTGGCAGGCCGCACCATCGGCGCCCGCGCCGCTTCCTGGCTCCTCGGTGGCGGCTGGACCACGTGGGCCCTCGCCACCGGGCCCCTCACGTGGACGGCCCTCGGCTCACTGGCCACGATCGGCGTGGCCATCGGCGCTTCCGCCCGTGCCACCGGCCTCTACGAGGAAGCCCGCGAGGAGGAAGCCCTCGCCGTCGCCGAGCAGCAGCTCGCCCGCGAGCTGGCCGCGGAGCGGCGGGGCATCGCCGCCGAGTGGGCCGACCGCGTCCAGCGCGTCTGCGGCATCTCCATCCGCATCCTCGCGGTGGAAGTCTGGCCCACCGGTACCGGGTTCACCATCGACGCCGAACTCCCCGCCGGGGGCGTCACCTACGACCGGATCGCCAGGGAGAACGCCAAGCTGTCGGCCGACGCCCGGCTCCCGCACGGCTGCTCGGCCGCCGCGACCCCCGGGATCGACCAGGGGCGGGTTCTGATCGACGTGACCACCACGAACGTACTGGCCGCGGAGGTCCCCTACCCGTCCGACTACAGCGCCCTCTCCGTCCACACCGGCGTCCCCTGGGGGTACCGGACCAACGCGGACGAGATCCTCGCCTACCTCCGCGAGCAGTGCGCGCTCGTCGTCGGCCCGACCGGATCCGGCAAGACCAACATGGTCCACGTCATCCTCGCCGGATTCGCCCGCGCCACCGACATCCTCACCTGGGTCATCGACCTCAACGCCGGATCCGCCGGCCTCCCCTGGGTACGCCCCGCACTCGAAGGCACGGGAGACGGGCGGCCGGTCCGGCCCGGGGTGGACTGGCTCGCCTCCACCCACCAGGAAGCCATGCTGATGCTAGAGGCAGCGCTGCGGATCGGCCTCTACCGCAAGCGCGCCTACCAAGACCTCATGGCCAAGGCCAACACCGACCTGCTCCCGGTCAGCGCGCAAATCCCGCAGATCATGATCGTGATCGACGAGGGCGCCGAGATCCTCACCAGCGGCGACCAGGAGATGCGCAAGCTCGCGAAGAAGATCCTTGAAGTCATCCGCATGCTCCGCGCCATGGGCATCCGCACCGTGCTCACCGCGCTCGGCGCCACCGGCTCCGTCCTCGGCGATCTGATGATCCGCCGGGAGGCCAAGGTCCGGGTCGCGTTGACCGGCGGGGAGAAGGAGGGCATGGACCTGTCCAAGCTCTTCACCGGTGGCAACGGGCTTCGCCCGGAGCAGGCACCGCACAAGGGCACCGGCTTCATGGGCACCCCCGAATCCCCGGTTGCGCTGTTCGGGACGTGGCGGATCAAGCCCGTCCAGATCCGCGACATCGTCGTGGCGACGTCCGAGCGGCACCCCCGCCTGGACGAGGTGTCGGCGAAAGCGGCGGGCGCCGACTATGCCCGCCGCTGGGATGCCGCCCGCACCGCGTGGATCACCGACCACCAGCAGACCGACCCCGCCCCGGCCACCGGCATCACGCCGGCCGGAGCAGGCGGTGGCGGGCTGACCCTGTCCGCGCTCCGCGAGACCCCGCCCGCCCCGGCCGCGGCCGCGTCGGACGAGGACAGCCTTGCCGAGGAGTTCATGCGGCAGATCGACGCGGAGTTCGGCACGACCCAGGAACCCCGCCCGGCCGCTCCGGCGTCCGGCACGGGGCTGAATCTCTCCGCGCTCGGGGATGAGAAGGAGACCGGGCCCGGATGGCTGGCGGACGCGGTCACCGCGATCTACGCGGCCGGGCCGGACGGCATGAAGCCGGCCGCCGTCGCCGATCTCGTCGGCCGCAGCCGCGAGGCGGTCCGCAAGACCCTCAAAGCCGCCGCCGAACGCGGCGAACTCGTCTACCGCGACCGCGGCCCGCACTCCGTCTACGTCCACCCCGACCACGCCTGACAGGGGCCACAGACGGCTACTGCCTACTGCCTACTGCCAACTTGGCAGTAGGCAGTAGAACGGCCCGCTACTGCCCACCAGAGGCCTTCATCAGGGCTTTTGGCAGTAGGCAGTACTGGGTTGGCAGTAGGCAGTAGGCAGTAACCGCGCACACGCAGAGCGACCACCCACAGCGGGCGGCTCCACCACCAAGGGGCCGCCCGTACCGCGTCCAGGAGCCTGCAATGCCCTATGAGCACACGACCGCGAGCACCACCCCCGCCACCCGGTACGGCGACCCGGTCCTCTACCCCACCGCCGTTCAGCAGCCGCTGATGCTGCCCGCCGAACTCCCCCCGGGAGTCGAGATGGTCATCCTCCCCGGTGGGATCCGCACCCTCGCCTACACCCAGCCCCCCGCCGCCCCGGCCGCGACGGTCGCGGCGCAGCCGATACCGGCGTGGGCCAAGACGACAGCGCTCCTCGCCCCGACGATCGGCGGGGGCGTGGCCGCGGCCGGTTTCGGGATCTCCTACGCCGCCCCGGGACTGATCGCCATGACCGAAGCACTCTGGGCCGCCATCGCCCTCATCGCCGCCGGCGTCATCGCCCCCGCCCTCCTGCGGACCACCCGCAAGGCCGGGAACCGCTCGGCGCCGGTCCAGCACATCACCCAGAACATCAGCGCGTCCGGGATGTTCGGCCGCGCCTCCGGCACCGTCAACAACCGCTGAAAGGGCCCCGGTGAACCAGCCCCGACCGCCCATTGCCGACCGCGTCTCCGACGCGGTCGCCCTCCTCACCGGCAAGCACACCGTCCGCTGCCCCCACCCCGGGTGCACCGTCAGCGTCCGCTACCGCCACGTCATCCCCGACGAGGCCAAGCGCCTCACCGACCTCGCCACCGACCACACCCGCCACTGAGGAGCGACATGTTCGGTGTTCTCGCCTTTGAAGGCGACGACCAGCCCGCCGTCGAGACAGCCCACTGCCTCCACTGCCGCGGAGCCATCGACTGGATCAGCTGTCCGACCGGTGGCTGGTGGGCCCACGACAGCCACCCAGCCGACCACCACGACGCCGAGCCCGAGCCCAACCCCCACTGACACGACGAGGGCGGCCCGCTCTCGCCAAAGTCCGGGCCGCCCTCTTCCAGAACCCTCAAGAACTGGAGACATTCAGCATGACCCACACCATCCACATCCGGCGAGGGCCCCGGCCTCGCCTGCTGGACCTGTACTGCTGCGCCGGCGGCGCCGGTAAGGGATACGAGCGGGCCGGGTTCGCCGTGACCGGCGTCGACATCTGCCCGCGCCCCAACTACCCCTTCACCTTCCGGCAGGGCAACGCCCTCACTGTCCTCGCCGAGTTGATCGCCTCCGGGGAGATCAGCGCTTACTCGGCGATCCATGCCTCCCCGCCGTGCCAGGGCAAGTGCGCCCTGACGGTCGGCACCAACCTGGCCATGGGCTGGGGCGGCACCCACGAGGACCTGATCGCCCCCACCCGGGAACTCCTCGACGCGTCCGGCCTGCCGTACGTGATCGAGCAGCCCGACGGGAAAGCCGACGTCCGAAAGGACGTCAGCCTCTGCGGCGAGATGTTCGGACTCGGCGTGCTCCGCCACCGCAACTTCGAACTCGGCGGCTGGACCGCCCAGAAGCCCCGGCACATCCCGCACCGCGGCTATGTGCGCGGATGGCGCCACGGCGTCTACCGGGACGGTCCGTACGTCGCCGCCTACGGCGACGGTGGCGGCAAGGCCAGCGTCCCCGAGATGCAGCAGGCCATGGGCATCACCTGGACCGACATCCGCGAAGAGCTCACCGAGGCCATCCCGCCCGCCTACAGCGAATGGCTCGGCCGCGCCCTCCTCGCCCACACCCTCACCGGGGCAGTGGCCGCATGAGCGGGGAACTGTTGGCGGCTGCTCTTATGGCCTCCGCTCGGGGCTGGCCTGTGTTCCCGCTCCGCCCCGGGGACAAGCGGCCGGCCGGGCATTCCGAGGAGCACTGCCCGGCCGCCGGGCGCTGCGCGGGCGGTCACGTGACCCCCGAGCAACGGGCCACGACCAACCGCGCGCGGATCGCGGCTTGCTGGTCGCAGAAGCCGTACAACGTCGGCCTGGCCACCGGCCCGGCCGGGTTGGTCGTGGTCGATCTGGACCTGCCCAAGCCCACCGACAAGGCGCCGCCGGCCGAGTGGGCGGGGTTCCGCGACGGGATCGAGGTGTTCATGGCTGTCTGCGAGCGTGCCGGGCATCCCGTACCTGCCGACACGTTCACGGTGCGGACCGGGCGCGGCGGACTGCACCTGTACTTCACCTCCCCTGAGGGAAAGCGGCTACGTGGGAGCGCAGGGCGTCTGGGCTGGAAGGTCGATACGCGAGCCTGGGGCGGGTACGTGGTGGCCCCTGGCAGCGTGGTGCACCGCCGGCCGTACAAGGTCATCAACGCGGTGGACCCGATCCCCCTCCCCACGTGGCTCTCTGACCGTCTCACCCCGCCGCCCGCACCCGCCCCGCTCTCCGTGTCCACGGTCCGGGCCCGAATCGGCCGGGCGGACCGGTACGCCACTGCCGCCCTCGACGGCGAGCTGGCCAAGCTCGCCGCTGCTCCCGATGGCGAGCACAACTTGACCCTGTACCGGGCCGCGTACGCCCTCGGCCGCTTGGTCGCCGCGGGGACGCTGTCTGAGCAGGAGGTCACCGACCGGCTCACCGAAGCCGCCCTCGCCAAGGGCCTGACCGAATCCCGGACCGCGTCCAGCATCCGCGACGGCATCCGCCGCAGCACCCGCAACGCCCTGGCAGGCACCCGATGACCCCACACCAGACCAGCCCCGCCAAACCGGCCCTCGCCGCCGGCGGCAGTAGCGCGCCGAAAGTCGTCGCCGAAGGCGTCCTTTCATCCCTTCGCCCTGCACCGCGCGTGGACGACGGACGCCGCCCCGTGGCCTGGCTCCACATCGTTGCCCCGCCCTCATACGGCGACCCGGTCCGGGCGCGGTCCTGGTGCCAGTGCGGGTACGAGCGGACCGCGATCGGCCGCCCCGGAGTGCTCCAGGTCGTCGGAGCCCACAACGAGCACCGCAGCGTTTGCCCGCTGCTCAACAC
This genomic window from Streptomyces sp. NBC_01351 contains:
- a CDS encoding DNA methylase, with product MTHTIHIRRGPRPRLLDLYCCAGGAGKGYERAGFAVTGVDICPRPNYPFTFRQGNALTVLAELIASGEISAYSAIHASPPCQGKCALTVGTNLAMGWGGTHEDLIAPTRELLDASGLPYVIEQPDGKADVRKDVSLCGEMFGLGVLRHRNFELGGWTAQKPRHIPHRGYVRGWRHGVYRDGPYVAAYGDGGGKASVPEMQQAMGITWTDIREELTEAIPPAYSEWLGRALLAHTLTGAVAA
- a CDS encoding bifunctional DNA primase/polymerase, with the protein product MSGELLAAALMASARGWPVFPLRPGDKRPAGHSEEHCPAAGRCAGGHVTPEQRATTNRARIAACWSQKPYNVGLATGPAGLVVVDLDLPKPTDKAPPAEWAGFRDGIEVFMAVCERAGHPVPADTFTVRTGRGGLHLYFTSPEGKRLRGSAGRLGWKVDTRAWGGYVVAPGSVVHRRPYKVINAVDPIPLPTWLSDRLTPPPAPAPLSVSTVRARIGRADRYATAALDGELAKLAAAPDGEHNLTLYRAAYALGRLVAAGTLSEQEVTDRLTEAALAKGLTESRTASSIRDGIRRSTRNALAGTR